A DNA window from Loxodonta africana isolate mLoxAfr1 chromosome 7, mLoxAfr1.hap2, whole genome shotgun sequence contains the following coding sequences:
- the LOC100662251 gene encoding olfactory receptor 10AG1-like, which yields MKCEVKKAEGNVSTVMQFVLLGFSDLPHLQGFLFGVFSIIYIIIIIGNSLIIVLTSLDPALQKPMYFFLANFSLLEISYVTVTLPRMLMNLWTQDRSISVLGCATQMCFFLMLGATECFLLAVMAYDRYVAICNPLHYPLVMNQKMCVQLAVGSWIIGIPVQIGQTTQVFSLHFCNCNQINHFFCDIPHIIKLACGDTAVHEMSVYVVTILIVTVPFMLILASYSKIICTILKLPTASGQAKAFSTCSSHLLVVLLFFGSTTITYLRPKSYHSAGMDKLLSLFYTIVTPLFNPMIYSLRNKDVIASLRKFFLKM from the coding sequence ATGAAATGTGAAGTGAAAAAAGCTGAAGGCAATGTCTCTACAGTGATGCAATTTGTACTGCTGGGATTTTCTGATCTTCCACATCTCCAAGGATTTCTCTTTGGAGTGTTCTCCATCATTTACATAATTATTATAATTGGAAATAGCCTCATAATAGTACTAACCAGTCTCGATCCTGCATTACAGAaacccatgtattttttcctggcaAATTTTTCCTTATTGGAAATTTCTTATGTAACTGTCACTCTACCCAGGATGCTAATGAATCTTTGGACACAGGACAGAAGCATTTCTGTGCTGGGATGTGCCACCCAAATGTGCTTCTTTCTTATGCTGGGGGCCACTGAATGTTTCCTCCTGGCAGTGATggcttatgaccgctatgtggccatttgtaacccTCTGCACTATCCTCTAGTCATGAACCAAAAGATGTGTGTCCAGCTAGCAGTTGGCTCCTGGATCATTGGCATCCCAGTCCAGATAGGGCAAACAACTCAGGTTTTCTCTCTACATTTTTGCAATTGTAACCAAATtaaccacttcttctgtgacatcCCTCATATCATCAAGCTGGCCTGTGGGGACACTGCTGTTCATGAGATGTCTGTCTATGTAGTAACTATATTGATCGTCACTGTCCCTTTTATGTTGATACTTGCCTCCTACAGTAAAATCATCTGCACCATTTTAAAGTTGCCAACAGCCTCAGGACAGGCTAAAGCCTTCTCCACATGTTCTTCTCACCTGCTGGTTGTGCTTTTATTCTTTGGATCTACTACCATCACCTATTTAAGACCCAAATCCTATCATTCTGCAGGAATGGACAAGCTACTCTCTCTTTTTTACACCATAGTGACTCCGCTGTTTAATCCCATGatatacagccttagaaacaaagatgttatTGCTTCACTGAGAAAATTCTTTCTTAAAATGTAG